In Vibrio pomeroyi, the genomic window GATCTTCACCACCGCCTCGAAGAGCTGAGTCAAACGTTAGTACGAGTCGGACATTCCGAGTTTGATATTGAAAGTGATAAAGTTCATTTGCATGCCTATATTGGGATTGCGATTACAGACAGTGAGGATGATGCGGAGAGCATTCTTCAAAAATCATCAGAAGCGATGCTTGCCTGTAAAGATTCTGGTCAAAAATACGCTTACTACTCTCAGTCTCATACAGAAGAACAAAGCCACATCAATAAGATTGAAGGCTATTTGCTACAAGCCGTTCGTAATGATGACTTGATGCTCTACTTCCAACCTAAAGTAAGCCCTGTGACTCATCGCTGGGTTGGCGCCGAAGCACTGCTCCGCTGGAGACATCCCGTGTTAGGCGATATCTCCAATGAAACCCTGATACACATGGCTGAACAAAATGGCTTGATTTTCGAAGTGGGCAGCTTTGTTTTACGCAATGCGATTGAAAAAGCCAAAGAGTGGTCTGAATACGTTGAAGATTTCAAAATGGCGGTTAACGTTTCTGCTGTGCAACTCAAAAACGCGCATTTTGCAGAGCAAGTGATTCACCTATTGGAAACCTATCACCTCGAGCCCCGCTTCTTAGAGCTTGAAGTCACCGAAAGCGGTTTGATCGCCGATGAAGTTGTCGCCAAGAACACGTTGGAATCTTTGCATGATATAGGCGTTACATTGTCACTCGATGACTTCGGCACTGGCTACGCCTCTTTCAGTTACCTGAAGAAATTTCCATTCGACACGATTAAGATTGATAAGAGCTTTATTGATCAAATGCTCAACTCAGATGGAGACTCGGAAATTGTTCGTTCGATTGTCCAAATCGCGAAAAAACTCGACCTTAAAGTCACGATTGAAGGCATAGAATCAGAAGCTCAGGAGAAGTTTATTATCGATGAAGGCTGCGATGTTGGCCAAGGTTACCTCTATGGAAGACCAATGCCGAGCCAAGAATTCGAACACAGCTTAATCAATCAAAACTATTTGGGGACAACTCGTTACGCTTAAAGCGAAAAAGAGCAGTTAGTTTTGGATTTAGGCCTACTTTCTCTTTACTCTAAAGGTGGTGATTTTTATAATCGCCGCCTTTCTGTTTTTATCTTTCCCCTTATATAGGCATTCCTCGTTATGGATCAGTTGACTGCAAAGCTTAAAAAGCTCGAAAAACAAAACTACCGTGCATATCAACAAATTAAAGGTCAATACGACTTTGCTGATTTTGAATTACACATCGACCACATTCAAGGTGACCCTTACGCGTCAGCTTCTCGTTTTCGCGCAACACGCGCGTGGTCGTTAACTGGGTTAGATTGGCTGAAAGAAAAGTCTTACGAATACCAAGTTGCTGCTCGTGACTTTATTGCGCGCAGCTTTTCTGAATTCGCTAAGCAAGAATCGACTGTTTCAATCGCTCTTACTGGCCAAACGGTTTTAGACAGCACATCGGTAGTGTTCACTGAGCACGGTATCGAACTTCGTTTCCGTATCAACCTACCAGCTGATGGCCGTAGCATCCTTGCTAAGAAAGCAATCAACATCATCACTTTTTACTTACCGAAGTTTATTCGTCGTGCAACGCTTGAACGCGAACTGAACATCGATGCGATGATCAAACATTGTGAAACGATTGAAGACCAAGAAGCGCTTCGTGCTCAATTAGACGAGCACAACCTAGCTTCATTCGTTGCTAACGGCAGTGTGCTACCGCGTATCGCGGGTAACTGTGATCTTCCAATGAAAGATGCCGTTCCTTTTGCAGCGCCAGAATCATTGAGCGTAACACTAAACACACCAAACCAAGGTGATGTGACTGGCCTAGGTATCCCTAAAGGCATCACACTGATCGTTGGTGGTGGTTTCCACGGTAAATCGACACTATTGAACGCTGTTGAACGCTCTATCTACAACCATATCCCTGGTGATGGTCGTGAAGGTATTGTGACTGCGATTGATACGATGAAAATTCGTGCGGAAGATGGTCGATGTGTGCACAGCTTGAACCTATCAAACTACATCAACCATTTACCAATGAAGAAAGATACGTCTGACTTCAGCACTCAAGATGCTTCGGGTTCTACGTCGCAAGCAGCTTGGTTACAAGAGTCGATTGAAGCCGGTGTACAAACGCTCCTTATCGATGAAGATACGTCAGCGACTAACTTCATGATTCGTGATGAGCGCATGCAGGCGCTTGTGTCTAAAGGCGACGAGCCAATCACACCACTTGTTGACCGTATTGGCCAACTACGTGAAGAGATGGACATCTCAACCATCGTGGTAATGGGCGGTTCAGGTGACTACTTAGACGTAGCAAACACTGTGATTCAAATGCACGACTACCAAGCGGTAGACGTGACTGAAAAAGCAAAAGAAGTGATTGTTCAGCACCCTACTCAACGTTCGAATGAATGTGAAACGGCGTTAGAGATGTTTGTGCCGCGTTCATTGAACCGCGCATCGCTGATGAACATTCTTATGGATGGCAAGTTCCGTGTTAGCGCGAAAGGCAAAGAATCACTGCGCTTTGGTAAAGAGTTCGCCGACCTTTCTGCGTTAGAGCAACTTGAGTCAACATCAGAGGTCAATGCGATCGGCTGGGCTTGGTTCCAGTTTGCGCAAACTCCAGGTTGGTCAAACAACCCAGCGAAAGAGTTCAATACTATTTTAGAAAACGAATGGCACGCTAACATGCCGAAATATGGTGACCTAGCGAAACCAAGAACGTTGGATATCATGGCTGCCTTGAACCGTATGCGTAAATCTCAGTTCAAACCTTCGAACTAAGATTTAGCTAAACATCAGTAATTCCTTTCAACGGCTCTCACTTTCGAGGGCCGTTTTTTACTTCGTTTACCTAGCAGCCCCATTTACCTTCTATCCCTTCTGAAGTGCCTATCTCACAAACCAATTCACAACTAGTTGTTCAGATCCATGCAGTAGGCTCGTGACTAACTAGCACTTCTAGTAGGCTACAGCACTACTTATCTTGGAAATACCAAGAATCATGACACAGCTTTTACAAAGCCATAGTGATATTCGGATAAAGTCCCGACTCTACAAATGTAACTAAATGTAAAAGTCTGAGGTTTTGATGAACCACCAACGCGTCAAAATGCGTGATCATAAAAGCGAAGTAAACCTGTTTCGAAACCGAGTAATCGTCGCGTTTGCAGGGATTTTAGTCTTCACCCTCGTTCTGATTGGAAACCTCTACAGGCTCCAAGTACAAGATTTCAAAAGTTACCAAACCCGAGCTGACGGAAACCGAATTAAAGTACTTCCCATCGCTCCTACGCGCGGTTTGATCTACGATCGCAATGGTGTGTTATTAGCCGAGAACCAACTCGTCTTCGATTTAACCATGATCCCTGAAAAGACCGATGACGTTGATGTTATGCTGAGCAAGCTCAATAAATTCATCCCTCTCAATGATGAACAAATCGAGCGATTTAAACAGCGTTATCACAATACCCGTCGTTTTAAGCCCGTCACGATATTAGAAGGTCTTAACGAAGAAGAGATCGCTAAGTTCTCTGTTCAACAATATCAATTCCCCGGCTTATCGATCGATACCAGCCTAAAACGTTTCTACCCAAATGGTGAAATACTTACCCATGTCTTGGGCTATGTGGCACACATCAACGACAGCGATTTAAGAAAGCTTGATGAGCAAGGTAAAGAGTCCAACTACCAAGCAACAACCGTTATCGGTAAGCTCGGTGTAGAGAGATACTACGAAGACCTCCTTCATGGCACCAAGGGTTATCAAGAAGTTGAAGTTAACAGCCGTGGACGCATTGTTAGAACAATTCAGTATGTTCCTCCAGTCGCAGGTAAAGACATTGTCCTTAACATCGACATCGAGCTACAAAAATACGTGTTCGACCAACTCGATAACCGAACGGGCAGTGCTGTGATTCTAGATCCTAAAGACAACAGCGTATTGGCAATGGCGTCGAGCCCAAGCTATGACCCAAACCTGTTCGTGGACGGCATTTCAAGCAAAAACTACCGAACACTGCTTAACGACCCTGCACACCCATTGGTGAATCGCACAACATTAGGTGTTTACCCACCTGCTTCGACCGTAAAACCTTTTATGGCCGTTGCTGGTTTGCAAGAGCATGTTATCTCGGAGCACACCATTCGTGATGACCACGGCTCATGGCGCATCCCCGGTTCTAAACCTAACTCTAAAGCGTGGCGAGATTGGAAACGTTGGGGTCATGGCCCGGTTGATGTGACACAAGCGATTGAGGAGTCAGTGGATTCATTCTTCTATCAAACGGCCTTTGATTTAGGCATCGACCGCATTTCAACGTGGATGAACCGCTTCGGATTTGGTAAACCGACAGGTATCGACATCTATGAAGAAAGTACTGCAAACATGCCGACTCGTGATTGGAAGATGATGCGCTATCGTACGCCTTGGTATCAAGGTGATACTGTGCCGATTGGTATCGGGCAAGGTTATTGGACTTCTACTCCATTGCAATTAGCCAAAGCCACTTCTGTGCTAGTGAATCACGGCAAGGTAATGCCTCCACATATTCTAAGAGCAACACTAGATCATGGTGAAGACTTTGATACGCAAACGCCTGTTGTACCAAAACAGATGGCATCAATTGACGAAGTTCCCGATGAAATTTGGGATGTACCAATTAATGCAATGAGGTTGGTAAACAACGGGAGTCGAGGTAGCGGTCGAAGAGCCTTCAAGGGCGCAGACTACGTCAGTGGTGGTAAATCAGGTACGGCACAAGTTTTCGACTTGGCAAAAGATCAGGTCTATAACTCGAAGAAATTAGCCCGTCACCTACTCGACCACGCGCTTTATACCGCGTTTGCACCTTATGATAATCCTGAATACGTTGCGACAGTGGTTATCGAGCATGGTAATGGTGGCTCGAAAGTTGGTGCGCCATACATTCGTAAGGTACTTGATTACGCATTTGAGCATAAGAGCGGAGTGAGTAAAGACCACTCATAAGTCATTACTTTTCACTCGCAAAAAACGCAAAGCCCCACTGATCGCATGTGGGGCTTTCTTTTGTCTTCTATCTTCTGGCATCTTAATAAATCAAATCGGCCAAGCTGAATTTTTTAGCCGCGCAATACATTCCACGCTTCGCATAGCGTTTGAAACTTAGCCGTGTTGCCTTCGTCCCTGTCGGGATGCCAACGTAACGCAAGGCGTCTCCATCGCTTTCGAATATCCTGTTGAGTCGCGTCCAGTGGCAATTCGAATAAATTGAGTGCATGGGTTCGATCCATATCCGTGTCACTGCCACCGACAAACTTCTTGTAGCGCGTCCAAAACTCATTCAACAGCCGCTTTACTTCACCTTCATCAGCTTCATAGTTGATCCAATTGATATAGTAATCACGCAGTGGGTCTTCAAGATCGATTGTATGAGTACTGCCGTGATAACGCCCGTTCATCAATTCAATGTCCATGGCTTGGACCTGAAGCCAGCTATCTGGATATAGGGTCTCTTGCAACTGATAGAGCGCATTCATGATTAAGAAGTTCTTCTTAAACAGTTCTTTCTCAGGCACGGTATCTAATACAGGAACTAAACCGAGTTCGTTGAGGTGCGCCGCCAAAGTATGCACTTTCCATCCGCTCGGCTTTTGTTTGAGCACTTCCATGATCGGCCAAAGCAACGGGTTTTCCATATGAGCCTGAAACTGAGGACTAATATCTTGGTGACTCGATGATTCGGTGTTGTCTAACATGATTAACTGAGTCCATTGGCATATGCATTTGTGTATCTTATTAATTGAAAGCGATCTGGTGCTGTTTGTCGAGTTTCAAACTAAATAAATTTCAATCAGTTATGTGCTTATCAAACAAAAAGGCCAGCAATGTGCTGGCCTTTAGAGTATGAAATCTGACTAATTAGATAACGCCAAGCTCTCTTAGGCGTTCCATTAGGTATTCATTTGCTGTGTACTTCTCAGACAGAACCACTTCTGGTTTCGGGTGCAAGAATAGAGGTAAAGAAATACGAGATTTCTCTTGGCGAGCACCAGATGGATTGATTACACGGTGAGTCGTTGATGGGAAGTAACCACCAGACGCTTCTTGCAGCATGTCACCGATGTTGATGATCATGTTACCGAAATCACACGGTACATCTAACCACTCATCATTCTGAGCTTTTACCTGAAGACCTGGTTCGTTTGCAGCAGGAAGAACCGTTAAAAGGTTGATGTCTTCGTGTGCAGCAGCACGGATTGCGCCAGGCTCTTCATCACCCTGCATTGGTGGGTAGTGAAGTACGCGAAGCAGAGTTTGCTCGCTGCCATTAATCATTTCAGAAAGTGCGATTGAGAACTTCTCTTGTACTTCTTGAGGCGCGTGAGCTTCAACCCAACCTAATAGCTCTTGAGCAAAAGCATTAGCGCGTTGGTAGTAATCTAGAATCTGTTCTTTCAGCTGTTCAGGAATCTGACCCCAAGGGTATACATGAAAGTACTCTTTAATATCTTTTACAGTGTGGCCCTTTGCAACTTCCGACACTGAAGGTGGAAAATATCCATCTTGTGTTTCAACATTAAAGTGGAAGTTCTCTTTCTCTTCAGAAATGAAGAATTGGTACCAGTTTTCGTAAATTGACTCAACAAGCTCTTTCGGGATTGGGTGGTTTTTTAGTACACCAAATCCAGTTTCACGTAGAGAGCGAACAAATTGTTCTGCTGCGTCGTCAGCAAGATAATCGACAGTTTCCAGTTTCATGACTTTCTTTCTTGTTATGTAGTGATAGAGGGATTTTATGGTTCGCTTTGTTGTAAATCAAACTTTTGTGAAACTCTCGCAACCGTTTGTCTAGATACTGGGCGATAACGCTACTTTTCAACAAATTTGGTGATAAAACCACAATTGAACAGTGTTCATTATTGTGTAACTATGGATGAAACTTATATAGGATCTGATGATGACAATTACGCCACTTGCTCAAAATAGACCTCTACTCTCATTAACTACTGTCTATCTTGTTATCTTTCTTTTTTCAGCGTTTGCACCCTCTTCTCGGGCCGTTTGGATTGCTGAGATCATTCCTGCGCTCGGTATTCTTGTCGGGATATGGTGGCTCTCTACCAAGATCACCTTTTCCAAGACGGCTTACGTTTTGATGTTCATCTGGTTAGTTCTGCATACGATTGGCGCTAAATACACCTTCGCTGAAGTCCCCTTTGATTGGTTTAATAACCTGATTGGATCTGAACGTAATAACTTCGATCGCGTCGCGCACTTTTCGATTGGTCTTTACGCTTACCCGCTCGCTGAGTATCTGATCCGTAAGAAATTGGCTCAACCTGTGTTGGCGTGTTTCTTTGCTCTGTTTGCCATCATGAGTGTTGCAGCAGGTTATGAGATTATTGAGTGGTGGTATGCGGAGATTGCAGGTGGTGATGAAGGTATCGCATTCTTAGGCTCACAAGGTGATATTTGGGACGCTCAGAAAGACATGCTTTGCGATACAACCGGAGCGATAGTCTCGTTGTTATTTCTCAAACTTCAAGGGCGAGTTAGAGTTCATTGATACTCGCCTCTGATTGTTAACTTCAATAACATTTCTTAACTTCAGAAGCAGGTCTGAAATGCTACACACAATTCGTGCTGTGGCATTTTTATTTCATCGTTACTTTACCGCCAACAAACTTGTAGGCTGGCGTGCCTCGAACTAAGGTATCGCGTGCGAACTCTATACCGCATTCAGGGCAAATGCAGGGCTCTGTCGTGAAATCTTCAACGATGCGTTCTTTAAAACACTTAACGAGAGCACCTTTGCCACCTTTCCGATATTTGAAAAGTTGTGTCTTACATTTCGCACAGAAAATCTGAACCGTCTTGGTCGGTTGTTTCTTGTTTGGTTTAGCCATAGTAGTTAGGGCGTGTTGACCTTTCGTGGTTAAATTTTGTTCGAGATAAAAGCGTTTTAATCGCGGCGAGGGAGAAGTAGCCTAGTCATTCTAAGCAAATCTCCCTCAACAAAGAGTAAAACGCTTTTAGCCGAACCCTTCGGGCAGCGTTTGCTGGTCATTTCTACTACGTTATCGACTTCTCATGTAGGCTAGCTACACATCGACGCCTCTGCCTTGTATAAATACCCAGCAACTCGCTGCAAAAATCAGCTCGAAAGATCAACACGCCCTAGTGATTGAACTCTTTATTTCTTAAGTTTAGGGGCGACAAGAACTAAGCTTATCCCCAGTAAAATGACAGTCGAGGAGATAACAAATTGCATAGTGACTGGCTCAGATAACAGTAAGACACCACCTAGTGTTGCGATAACCGGAACAGAGAGCTGTGCGATAGATGCAACAACTGTGTTTAGTTTCTTCACAACGTAATACCACAAGCTATAACCCACGCCAGAAGCTACGGCTCCCGACAATACTGCGTAGATCAAACCTTGCTCGGTTATGGATATTTGTGCCGTGACGCTCGGAATGAAAGCTAGAAGACTTAACAACGCAAGAATGACTAACGAACCAAAACCAAAATTGGCCGTAGTCGATTGAAGTGCGTTCTTAGATTTCTTGCCTGCCAGTGTGTAAACGCCCCACCCACTGCCAGCTAATACCATCAGAACAATGGAGATTAGATCTGGTGAGCTTGTTGCGCCCGTCGGCATTAACAAATAAACAAGCCCCGCAGCAGACAACAAACAGCCACCCCATTCAATCGACGACATTCTGTTGCCTGCGAATAGGTGTGCAGCAATCATGGTGAATTGAACCGCAACAAACAGTACCAAAGCTCCAAGCCCTGCACCTAATGTGAGGTAAGCAAACGAGAAGCCGAACATGTAAACCAGTAGCGCCAATATCGCAGTTAAATTGAGCTCAGAGCGAATCTTGGTATACATAGAAGTGCTGTTTTCAACCTTGTCTTGTTTGCGTTTAGCGTTTGAAGATAAGGTCAATAAAATCAACAGTGTGAGTGCACCCGATAAGATGCGTACGACTGAAAAACTCAAAGGATCAATCGTTTGATCCATTAAAGCCCAACGACACAATACTGAATTGGCAGCAAATGCCACCAGCGTAATGAATGTGATAATCACGGTTTGCATTGTGTTGTCCTAATCGAGTTATCCTTGGTTTCAATCAACTTCTGGTTTTACCCAAACTTGGCTAAAGTCGAACCATCCGAGTGCATTACACTTAGCGTTTTGCAGCGTACCGCATTGGTCTTTGTTTACGCCTAGCCAGCAGTGGAACATTGGAATCAATTGGTTGCTTTGTACAAGTTGTTTACCGAGTTGTCTTGCTGGAAATTGTTCAAACTCGCCGGAGCGCCAACGATCAATCATGTGACACCATTGATCAAAGTCTTCTGCTGGGCTCGATTCATCCAGAAAGCTGTAATCCATCAACCATCCGGCCAATGCATCGTCTCGGTTGTTGGCAATCCCCATTGGGTTAATCCAAATATCGACATCATCAGCGTGTGGCGGGTCGGTTTCGTAACCGAATAGCTCAACATCGACATTGTACTGCTTCAACACTGTAACAATCGCTTTTGCAAGGGTTGGGAACATCGGATGTTGGCATTGATACGCCAATTTGATACTTGGTTTAACACTTGCTGGTGGACAAACTGGCACCTTTAACTTGATGTCATACCAACCGGGTTTGATTCCGTAAGCATGGAGCACACCCAAGTCGATAACGGTCTCTTTAGGAATATGCACAAACAAATCAGACGCATTTAACGCGTTCGATAGAAACTCAGCCCAAGCAGGATCTTGTGCGATACCCTTCTTTCTATTCAATAGTAAATATGTACAGCCCGGATCAAGTTCTACTTCATCATCACTATCACCACGGTCTGCCATTATCGGCTTAGAAAGGCTTGGGTAAACCATCGACGAATAGGCTTCATCAACCACCCAAACCTCCACACGATCGATCAGCGGCCTAAAACCAAAGTATCCATTGAAAGCGGTTAACACGAGCTGTTTTTCGTCATTCTTTTCAATGCGATAAGGGCCAGTACCAATTGGACGAATATCGTAATCTTCACCACGTAAAATCATCGGCAGAGTCACTTTTGCGACGGATTCAGTTAACGCGAGTGGAAAGTATTTATCTGGGCGCGTTAAAAAGACATCTACCACGCAATTTGCTGGTGAAGACACGTCTTTGATATGTGAGAACATATTGAGCGGTTCGAGTAAAAGCAGCGTATCCACAACGTGGCTCGTTAACAACGGTTCACCATTATGGAAACAGACGCCCGGCCTTAGGAAAAATCGCCATTGGTGGTCGTTTATCTTTTGCCATGAATGCGCGAGATCAGGTTGAAGCTGATCGTTCTCATCTAAGCGAGTTAACCCACTGAATACCTGACAAGCGATGTGTTGCTCTGAACGTCGCATCGATTTGGTTGGATTAAGCATGGACAGCGGACGGTAGTAAGGTAAACGAATAACCTGTTCACCCTCTTGATACTGCACGCCTAAGTAGTTTTGAATAACTTGAGTAAGTTTGGCGGCATTTTGGTCAAGTACTGACAGAGCTTGACCAATTTTACCTTCTTCTAAGTAGCGGCGTGCTAGGTTCTCACTAACATCGCAACGATTCTGTTTAAAGATAAGTTGAGATAACTTACCGCGCCCCGCTGCAGGTAACCACTCTACCCAGCCTTCTTCTTCGAGCTTATTCAGTACCATTCTGGCATTACGACGTGTACAACAGAGCACATCTGTTATGTCATCAAGCTGAACATCAGAATCTTTGCCATCGAAGTATTCAAAAAGGGTTTCAAATTGAACGCGAAGTCTTGGGCTACTCATAAAGAGGAAAACTTATTCAAAGGATATTGAATTCAGTTTCCCTATTTTATGAGTCAAAATCAATCGAACTTAATACTATTTTACGAAGGGATTGCAAATGTGAACAGATTTAGTGCCTCTAACAGAGAGTTAAAAGCTGAAATAAACGCTGTGATAACCGCTAATTACATCACATCAC contains:
- a CDS encoding sensor domain-containing phosphodiesterase, with product MKKIKTLDLDIPDDMEHGWQNIVDLLAQITQVPAALIMRVHANYIEVFSTSRSENNPYNKGDSETLGNGLYCETVMETQRQLLVPNALTDPKWENNPDIKLGLVSYCGIPLLWPNGELFGTICILDSKENHYTSTYIKLLESFRTSIESQLKTLFQHAKLTQMNRDLKNRVYNRTKDLASLNYSLNQEIDKRKAAEQKINFQKNHDLGTGFLNRSAFESRLNHKLIAQRRLTEGSFAVIHIGFTNGRRIQARYGYSALDQVLVEYRHRIDSITDIEVLTARPTSVDLVLAFSVKDLHHRLEELSQTLVRVGHSEFDIESDKVHLHAYIGIAITDSEDDAESILQKSSEAMLACKDSGQKYAYYSQSHTEEQSHINKIEGYLLQAVRNDDLMLYFQPKVSPVTHRWVGAEALLRWRHPVLGDISNETLIHMAEQNGLIFEVGSFVLRNAIEKAKEWSEYVEDFKMAVNVSAVQLKNAHFAEQVIHLLETYHLEPRFLELEVTESGLIADEVVAKNTLESLHDIGVTLSLDDFGTGYASFSYLKKFPFDTIKIDKSFIDQMLNSDGDSEIVRSIVQIAKKLDLKVTIEGIESEAQEKFIIDEGCDVGQGYLYGRPMPSQEFEHSLINQNYLGTTRYA
- a CDS encoding ABC-ATPase domain-containing protein codes for the protein MDQLTAKLKKLEKQNYRAYQQIKGQYDFADFELHIDHIQGDPYASASRFRATRAWSLTGLDWLKEKSYEYQVAARDFIARSFSEFAKQESTVSIALTGQTVLDSTSVVFTEHGIELRFRINLPADGRSILAKKAINIITFYLPKFIRRATLERELNIDAMIKHCETIEDQEALRAQLDEHNLASFVANGSVLPRIAGNCDLPMKDAVPFAAPESLSVTLNTPNQGDVTGLGIPKGITLIVGGGFHGKSTLLNAVERSIYNHIPGDGREGIVTAIDTMKIRAEDGRCVHSLNLSNYINHLPMKKDTSDFSTQDASGSTSQAAWLQESIEAGVQTLLIDEDTSATNFMIRDERMQALVSKGDEPITPLVDRIGQLREEMDISTIVVMGGSGDYLDVANTVIQMHDYQAVDVTEKAKEVIVQHPTQRSNECETALEMFVPRSLNRASLMNILMDGKFRVSAKGKESLRFGKEFADLSALEQLESTSEVNAIGWAWFQFAQTPGWSNNPAKEFNTILENEWHANMPKYGDLAKPRTLDIMAALNRMRKSQFKPSN
- the mrdA gene encoding penicillin-binding protein 2, producing MNHQRVKMRDHKSEVNLFRNRVIVAFAGILVFTLVLIGNLYRLQVQDFKSYQTRADGNRIKVLPIAPTRGLIYDRNGVLLAENQLVFDLTMIPEKTDDVDVMLSKLNKFIPLNDEQIERFKQRYHNTRRFKPVTILEGLNEEEIAKFSVQQYQFPGLSIDTSLKRFYPNGEILTHVLGYVAHINDSDLRKLDEQGKESNYQATTVIGKLGVERYYEDLLHGTKGYQEVEVNSRGRIVRTIQYVPPVAGKDIVLNIDIELQKYVFDQLDNRTGSAVILDPKDNSVLAMASSPSYDPNLFVDGISSKNYRTLLNDPAHPLVNRTTLGVYPPASTVKPFMAVAGLQEHVISEHTIRDDHGSWRIPGSKPNSKAWRDWKRWGHGPVDVTQAIEESVDSFFYQTAFDLGIDRISTWMNRFGFGKPTGIDIYEESTANMPTRDWKMMRYRTPWYQGDTVPIGIGQGYWTSTPLQLAKATSVLVNHGKVMPPHILRATLDHGEDFDTQTPVVPKQMASIDEVPDEIWDVPINAMRLVNNGSRGSGRRAFKGADYVSGGKSGTAQVFDLAKDQVYNSKKLARHLLDHALYTAFAPYDNPEYVATVVIEHGNGGSKVGAPYIRKVLDYAFEHKSGVSKDHS
- a CDS encoding DNA-J related domain-containing protein codes for the protein MLDNTESSSHQDISPQFQAHMENPLLWPIMEVLKQKPSGWKVHTLAAHLNELGLVPVLDTVPEKELFKKNFLIMNALYQLQETLYPDSWLQVQAMDIELMNGRYHGSTHTIDLEDPLRDYYINWINYEADEGEVKRLLNEFWTRYKKFVGGSDTDMDRTHALNLFELPLDATQQDIRKRWRRLALRWHPDRDEGNTAKFQTLCEAWNVLRG
- a CDS encoding isopenicillin N synthase family dioxygenase — protein: MKLETVDYLADDAAEQFVRSLRETGFGVLKNHPIPKELVESIYENWYQFFISEEKENFHFNVETQDGYFPPSVSEVAKGHTVKDIKEYFHVYPWGQIPEQLKEQILDYYQRANAFAQELLGWVEAHAPQEVQEKFSIALSEMINGSEQTLLRVLHYPPMQGDEEPGAIRAAAHEDINLLTVLPAANEPGLQVKAQNDEWLDVPCDFGNMIINIGDMLQEASGGYFPSTTHRVINPSGARQEKSRISLPLFLHPKPEVVLSEKYTANEYLMERLRELGVI
- a CDS encoding DUF2238 domain-containing protein, whose amino-acid sequence is MTITPLAQNRPLLSLTTVYLVIFLFSAFAPSSRAVWIAEIIPALGILVGIWWLSTKITFSKTAYVLMFIWLVLHTIGAKYTFAEVPFDWFNNLIGSERNNFDRVAHFSIGLYAYPLAEYLIRKKLAQPVLACFFALFAIMSVAAGYEIIEWWYAEIAGGDEGIAFLGSQGDIWDAQKDMLCDTTGAIVSLLFLKLQGRVRVH
- a CDS encoding DMT family transporter, whose translation is MQTVIITFITLVAFAANSVLCRWALMDQTIDPLSFSVVRILSGALTLLILLTLSSNAKRKQDKVENSTSMYTKIRSELNLTAILALLVYMFGFSFAYLTLGAGLGALVLFVAVQFTMIAAHLFAGNRMSSIEWGGCLLSAAGLVYLLMPTGATSSPDLISIVLMVLAGSGWGVYTLAGKKSKNALQSTTANFGFGSLVILALLSLLAFIPSVTAQISITEQGLIYAVLSGAVASGVGYSLWYYVVKKLNTVVASIAQLSVPVIATLGGVLLLSEPVTMQFVISSTVILLGISLVLVAPKLKK
- a CDS encoding SgrR family transcriptional regulator: MSSPRLRVQFETLFEYFDGKDSDVQLDDITDVLCCTRRNARMVLNKLEEEGWVEWLPAAGRGKLSQLIFKQNRCDVSENLARRYLEEGKIGQALSVLDQNAAKLTQVIQNYLGVQYQEGEQVIRLPYYRPLSMLNPTKSMRRSEQHIACQVFSGLTRLDENDQLQPDLAHSWQKINDHQWRFFLRPGVCFHNGEPLLTSHVVDTLLLLEPLNMFSHIKDVSSPANCVVDVFLTRPDKYFPLALTESVAKVTLPMILRGEDYDIRPIGTGPYRIEKNDEKQLVLTAFNGYFGFRPLIDRVEVWVVDEAYSSMVYPSLSKPIMADRGDSDDEVELDPGCTYLLLNRKKGIAQDPAWAEFLSNALNASDLFVHIPKETVIDLGVLHAYGIKPGWYDIKLKVPVCPPASVKPSIKLAYQCQHPMFPTLAKAIVTVLKQYNVDVELFGYETDPPHADDVDIWINPMGIANNRDDALAGWLMDYSFLDESSPAEDFDQWCHMIDRWRSGEFEQFPARQLGKQLVQSNQLIPMFHCWLGVNKDQCGTLQNAKCNALGWFDFSQVWVKPEVD